The Neurospora crassa OR74A linkage group V, whole genome shotgun sequence sequence AACATGGAACTGCGTCACTTCTTTGTAGCTTCAGTGGACCGTGACGGGATCTAGTGTACTTGggaaattgttagtgcatCCTCTGAAACATCCGATAACTGCAATTctgaccaccaccaataTGCCCTATCACCATGGGATGCTCATTTGTCAGTGGCAAAGGAACTGCACCGTCGTGTCGTCCCGTCTCCTTGCGGGTAGATTGTACATGATTGTCTGATGGGCCCCCCCTTTGccagagaaaaaaaaaaaaaaaaaggccgtTCTGGGAGGTTCCGCCTGCTTTGTAAAGGTTGACGGGCAATTACAATACGATAATATGGAAGGGCGGGGATTACGGCCTCCCTCCTTTGACGATACTCCTGTCAGGTGTATTGGTcttatgtagaggtaggtacctatgccGAGAGCCCGAGACCGCCATTGTGCAGCGGTGTTGACCACCATTAACAAACGTAAGGCGAGACATGCAGTTGTTAGGATTCCTCAGTGCCTCGCTCAGCTCGGCTGCTGCACCACCatgggagaaggaagttgGGCAATGACGGGACCATCACAAATGGTCTGGGTCGGTTGCTTCGTGTAGACTTAGGTTAAGTTGAGAGTGCGTGCTAGAGACTGCCCAACCTTCTATCCGGGTCCTCGCTCCGAGGAACCCAAGGGAAGCGTGACCCTGCCATGATTCCATCGCTCACATCGTAGTAGTGTAGTTCACACACCTTTTCCTGATCCGGTTGTGACGTTCGTACGCCCTTCCACTTTTCCTCCCGTCTGACCCTGCTTTCTCCTGACTCGCAACCTCTCTATTGTTCCAGATTGTCACCGCCCAGCCCTTGATTTCCAACCCACTTCCCAAAGACCACCATCGTGACAAACCGTGAACTTCTATCCCGACCGTCCGTGCTTCCATAGAGTCTGTTCCCATTGTTTGGTTATCGTTATCATTCCATCCCTCTTCAAAAGATCAATACCCACCCCGGCCTTCACCACCGACCGTCTAACAATCTTCCCCAAACACCCGCCCGCCTCTTGCCAACATCCCCTCAAACTACAAATACCACCATTTTCCTCTCGAGGCCCCCGATCTTGCGCACGAGAGGGATCTTCGTCAGCACTTTACGTGTCGATCCCTTGACGAGCCACCACAACATATctacttcaccaccaccgccaccaccaacgaaGTAAAGTGGGCTTTTCCAGCGGCAGCCCATTCTTTCTTTTGTCAACCTCCGCCACCGGCACCTCGCCTTCACTTCCGTAACCACATTTTGCCATGTCGTACAGGACAACAGCGTCGGGCGCTACAACGCGCCTGATGAGTGAGATGAAGGCGCTACGAAAGGAGAAGTGGATTCACTTTGAAGATGTACGTCCTAGTACCGTTCGTTTTTTCTCCTTTGCCGGTCTGTCGTTCGCGGGCGCAGTACCGGCACGTCGATTCTAGTATCACTATACCTTCACTACGGAACCTAGACTGACCCTCACTTCTTTGGCGCAAACAGGACGATTCTGCGACCCTCAACATCCTCAAGTGGCGCTTCGGCCTCATGGTCATCAACCCCGACAGCGCCTTTAACGGGGGGTACTTCAGGGCCGAGATGGTATTTTCGGACGAATACCCCTACCAGCCGCCCAAGTTCCGCTTCCTGATCCCCATCACCCACCCCAATGTGTATCCGGACGGCCAGCTCTGCATCTCGATCCTGCACACACCCGGCGAGGACCTCATGTCTGGCGAGCAGGCTAGCGAGCGTTGGTCGCCGCTCCAGGGCGCCGAGAGTGTGCTGAGGTCGgttctgttgctgctggacgACCCTGAAATCAATAGCCCCGCCAACGTGGACGCGGGCGTCATGTACCGCGACCGCCGAGAGGATTACAACAAGAAGGCCCGGGAAACGGTGGAGAGATCAAAGAAGGATATCCCGCCAGGATTCGAGATGCCGGTCAGCTTTGAGGAAAAGCCGCCTCCGAAGGCCGAGAACGACGACGATTTTTGGGCCGAGTCGGATGAGGAGTTTGACTTTGGTGGTAGTGACACCGgggatgacgacgagatggaggactttgaggacggggaggaagggagcgaggatgacgacgacgattcCAACTCCAAGCAATAGAAGGACTTGCTTGCTTACTTGCTTGTTGTTCcttcaacagcagcagcaaccgtTTTTATCGCCGTTGTCAAGCTGGGCTGGGTCTGGTTCGGGtcaggatggtgatgatatacctttctctttcttattCTTGTTCTGCTTCAACCCGTCATATTTGCATAGCGTCGGGGACACTCGCGGTGTGTTTGGGCGTTTTCGTGGTCTCCCAAGCAGGCATATCTGGTGGGAATTTCATTGgtcgctttttttttttcttttttttttttacataCAGAGACACACCGTCACCCAAGTACTTGCCTATCCTCAGCCACAATGTTCTTGCACAGCGGAAGACATTGGCAAAGACGGGAAGCGGTCTGGCTTCATAGTAACATAGAATACATTTAGCGGAAACGTCTAGACTAGAGCTATAGACTCAACTTTCGTTTTCATGGAGCGATGAGCGGATGTAGCCCCGCGATGGCATCGCTGAGTTCAGAGAGCCGAATAGCCCGTCTGGAGCCCGTGCACGATGTCAGAGCCCAAGACCTCCGTCCCTTGACACATAACAGTGAAGAGGGGCCCGGGCCTTGGGGATGTCCCCTCAGCGACCGAGCAGTTGACCTCCGAAGCCCCTCCATCATCCCCTCATGAGATACCCATTTCTGTACAGCAAGTGAAATTTGTGAGCAGGCCGAAACCGATGAGAAACCGAAGGATACCTGCCCGACGCTCCAAGATCATCATGATGCATCTCTTCTTTGGCTTTTGTTGTCATCGTCCACGTTTACCCCGGCCCTCAGCCAAAACCTAACGGAGTGCCTCAATACCTTTCCCCCCATTCCCCGCAGTTTTTGCCATCAATCAAAAGCTGCCCCTGCCGCCTTGTTTGTGTACCTACTGTACATAGTACGTACAGGGCTCGGGTACCTCATCAAGCAGCTCTTGCATTTCATTGTCTGACAACGTAAAGGCAAACAACATCCCAATCTGGCTTCCCATCATCTCGTTCGCCCTGTCTTCGTccaaacagcaacaacaacaataacaacaaaaAGTAAAAGCAGGGCTATCCTTCGCCCACTTCATCCTTTTCGCTCTTAAAGCCAGCAAAGTAGCTCGACAAACGCCAAGAAATAGTACATTCCAAACGTCTCCTGCCCCGGACCCCCGGTCCCGTCTCGCAGGCCCTGCCCATCAAGGTCACCATCGCTGCCCCGCCGATCCGATATCATTAAGTCAGAGTAGCCTACGCAAACCTCAACTTACCAACTCTCTCCTACTCGCTTCGGCAATCCGATCGCCATACAATTCGCCGCCCCTCTCTGACCCAACTTACAGCTTTACATAAACCGATAGGGCTTTTTGCAATCAGgattcttttctcttcttgacCGACGCAAGCTgcttccctcccctccaccccTGTGGCCAAAGTATCTCTCGATCAGTGGCAGCCCAGCTACGTCTCAACCACCTGCGGCACGCTCCGACCAGGGGCGCGAAACGCTGGGACTGTTGGCGGCACATAGTGAACGAGCGCAAGAGCCGACTACAATTCGCACGACGGTGATACGGCTAGCGGCGCAAAAGAGGAACATCGGACACCATGGATGACTACCAGGAGAAAATCCAAATGGTGCGCGCCATCACCAATTACAGCGATGAGCCGACCATTGCAGCTGCTCTGCGAGCCAAAAGTGGTGACTTGGAAGCGGTCATCAACATGATCCTAGACGACTTGGATAAGGTTAGATTCCAGCGCACCACCCCGCGGGGATCATGTTGAGACGGAGATGGGATACTGACGCTCGGGGTACAGTTTCAAAAGACCTACGCCTGGGATGAGAGTGTGTTTAATGCGAATCGTGAAGGTGATGGAGTTACAGCTGTTTATGGGCCCAATCAGTGTAAGCTTTCTGTTTTACCTCGACTCTTGAAATTGCTTGAACACCATGTTATAATCTTTTGCTAACAAGCTCGGGTTAGCTTTCCATATTCAGCCTCCagacaataacaacaacaacaacaacaacaacaataacaacccCGTTCTCTACGGATACGACCCGGGATATGATCCCACTGCTCCATCTCGGCCCCCTTCGAGGGTTGACAATCGGTCTCCGATCGGACGCGCTGTGGAAATGACTACCGGCACATATCCCTCCGGTGCCCCGACGAACCAACAGGAAGAGGACGCACAGCTACAACAAGCCCTTGCGGCTTCGATGAATCCTTCGGGCATGCACACCCCTCAGCCGAGTACCAACGGACATTCATTGCCGCCGCAGTTGCCCCCTCCACCCCCACCCCAAGAATCGGGCGTCACTAGCAATGGCGCATATTTTGGTCCAGCGAATAGGACGGACTATGATCCGAATCAATGGGCCATGGTTCCTCTCAGGCTTCGCCAAACGGATCCAAGACCAGTCAGCAGAGCAAGGGCTCCCGGGAGCCCGGCTTTTTTGAGGAACCGTTCCGAAAATTCGACTAACCGACACCGCATCGGTGGAATTTTAACGATATTACACTCCATCCCCGCCGCACGGAACGCGCTGCTCCAGATAGGCGCTGCGCCGGAATACGGCTATGGAAGCAACAGTGAATGGTGGAAGGGACAGAAGATTCTCCCCCCGGAGCTGCAGGCACGTAGTGAACAAATTGACTCGGGACGGGATCAGTTGGTCCCCCCGTGGTCGGACGAGCTTCATCGCTTGATAGCATTCCTGGATTCAACGGAAAGGGCCTACGGAACG is a genomic window containing:
- a CDS encoding ubiquitin conjugating enzyme; amino-acid sequence: MSYRTTASGATTRLMSEMKALRKEKWIHFEDDDSATLNILKWRFGLMVINPDSAFNGGYFRAEMVFSDEYPYQPPKFRFLIPITHPNVYPDGQLCISILHTPGEDLMSGEQASERWSPLQGAESVLRSVLLLLDDPEINSPANVDAGVMYRDRREDYNKKARETVERSKKDIPPGFEMPVSFEEKPPPKAENDDDFWAESDEEFDFGGSDTGDDDEMEDFEDGEEGSEDDDDDSNSKQ